In the Sediminibacter sp. Hel_I_10 genome, one interval contains:
- a CDS encoding EcsC family protein — MNYISTINITEAHQKELYDAQQLLENPSIAAKITNLIGKPFEFGLEMLPSDWTSKITDITQMALLKATDTAIYTMKDVPEEAPSNWWHKIGVAVSGGVGGFFGLPALALELPISTTIMLRSIADIARAEGESINDINTKLACLEVFALGGESKTDDATESGYYVVRTALARSVSEAAEYITAKTIAEESAPILARLIANIAERFSIQITEKMAAQAVPAIGAAGGAIINTIFIDHFQDMAKGHFVVRKLERLYGKDEIKRLYDEMRS, encoded by the coding sequence ATGAATTATATAAGCACCATCAACATCACCGAAGCCCATCAAAAAGAATTATACGATGCACAACAGCTTTTAGAAAACCCGAGTATTGCGGCTAAAATCACCAATTTGATTGGAAAACCCTTTGAGTTCGGATTAGAGATGCTGCCTTCAGACTGGACAAGTAAGATTACAGATATCACCCAAATGGCATTATTAAAAGCTACCGATACGGCCATCTATACCATGAAAGATGTACCAGAAGAAGCCCCATCCAATTGGTGGCATAAAATAGGCGTTGCAGTGTCAGGTGGCGTGGGCGGTTTTTTTGGATTGCCCGCGTTGGCTTTAGAATTGCCGATTTCTACCACCATCATGCTGCGCTCTATAGCCGATATTGCAAGAGCCGAGGGCGAATCTATTAATGACATCAACACCAAATTGGCCTGTTTGGAAGTCTTTGCACTGGGAGGCGAAAGCAAAACCGACGATGCTACCGAAAGTGGATACTACGTTGTAAGAACCGCATTAGCAAGATCGGTTAGTGAAGCTGCCGAATATATTACTGCTAAAACCATTGCAGAAGAGAGCGCACCCATCTTAGCGCGACTTATTGCCAACATTGCCGAACGGTTTAGCATTCAAATTACCGAGAAAATGGCGGCCCAAGCCGTACCCGCTATTGGCGCCGCAGGAGGCGCCATCATTAACACCATTTTTATTGACCATTTTCAAGATATGGCCAAAGGTCATTTTGTGGTAAGAAAACTAGAGCGGCTCTATGGCAAAGACGAAATCAAACGCTTGTATGATGAGATGCGCAGTTAA
- the glp gene encoding gephyrin-like molybdotransferase Glp, producing the protein MMISVETALECIHKHATRLQASEVIATNDALGRTLSQDIMAPLSLPPFKQSIMDGYALCVGQSQTYKVIGEIKTGDTATQVLQPGEALRVFTGAQLPDTANAVVMQEHVTANGNTIDLKDSPKEGQHIRNIGEQIAEGTRSLTKGETLNPSAVGVLKSFGLKTISVYKQPKVSVIVTGNELVSVGTPLQPGQIYESNSQVMVSALQQKGIATEAVITVKDNLKDTEDAIKQALDTSDIVLISGGISVGDYDFVGTALHNLGVHQVFHKVLQKPGKPLYFGTTDSKYVFALPGNPAATLTCLYVYVYALIDSITGNQTVGLTRIQFPISEDFENPFGRALFLKAKLKGAEVEILNQQNSAMLLSFARADALVYIPSDCKSVKKGHLVTTVLMPSGV; encoded by the coding sequence ATGATGATATCTGTAGAAACCGCACTAGAGTGCATCCATAAACATGCAACGCGTTTGCAGGCCTCAGAGGTGATAGCAACCAATGACGCTTTGGGCAGAACCTTGTCTCAAGACATTATGGCGCCTTTATCATTGCCGCCCTTTAAGCAGTCCATTATGGATGGCTATGCGCTTTGTGTTGGGCAGTCCCAAACCTACAAGGTCATTGGCGAAATCAAAACTGGCGATACCGCAACTCAAGTCTTGCAGCCTGGGGAAGCCCTTAGAGTGTTTACTGGGGCACAACTTCCAGACACAGCCAATGCCGTCGTGATGCAAGAACATGTCACCGCAAATGGCAACACGATCGATCTTAAAGATTCACCAAAAGAAGGGCAGCACATTCGTAACATTGGCGAACAGATTGCAGAGGGTACCCGTTCTTTAACCAAAGGCGAAACGCTTAATCCTTCCGCAGTAGGCGTTCTTAAAAGTTTTGGTTTAAAAACCATAAGCGTTTACAAACAACCCAAGGTGTCGGTGATTGTTACGGGCAACGAATTGGTTTCGGTAGGCACGCCCTTGCAACCGGGGCAAATCTATGAGAGCAACAGCCAAGTAATGGTGTCTGCTTTACAACAAAAAGGCATTGCCACAGAAGCCGTGATCACCGTAAAAGACAATTTGAAAGATACTGAAGACGCTATTAAACAGGCCTTGGATACTTCAGACATTGTGTTGATTTCTGGCGGTATTTCGGTTGGGGATTATGATTTTGTGGGCACTGCGCTCCATAATCTTGGCGTTCATCAAGTGTTTCATAAAGTGCTCCAAAAACCCGGTAAACCCTTGTATTTTGGTACTACCGATTCTAAATACGTATTTGCCTTACCGGGCAACCCTGCCGCCACATTGACCTGTTTGTATGTGTATGTGTATGCACTCATCGATAGCATTACGGGCAATCAAACCGTGGGATTGACCCGTATTCAATTTCCTATTTCCGAAGATTTTGAAAACCCCTTTGGGAGGGCTTTGTTTTTAAAGGCCAAATTAAAAGGTGCCGAAGTCGAAATTTTAAACCAACAGAATTCTGCCATGTTATTGAGTTTTGCCCGTGCCGATGCTTTGGTGTATATCCCATCAGATTGTAAGAGCGTTAAAAAAGGCCATTTGGTCACCACCGTATTAATGCCTTCTGGCGTCTAA
- a CDS encoding sulfite exporter TauE/SafE family protein, whose product MLIDTNALILFLMILPVISFLYASVGHGGASGYLALMALFSFPNEIMKQTALLLNLFVAGISFYHYYRAGHFKKNLFIPFAIGSVPAAFLGGTMSLEPMVYKKILGVLLLFAIVRMLWKGATDERKISEVKTVQALLFGLAVGFFSGLIGIGGGIILTPLILLLHWGNMKEAAAVSALFIWVNSAAGLLGQFSSGVTLVPLSGLMVIIAVIGGMGGSYLGSRKWNNTFLEYFSAFVLTTASLKLLFF is encoded by the coding sequence ATGCTGATAGATACCAATGCGTTGATTCTGTTTTTAATGATTTTACCCGTCATTTCCTTTCTCTATGCGAGTGTGGGGCATGGCGGAGCGAGTGGTTATTTGGCATTGATGGCACTGTTTAGCTTTCCCAATGAGATTATGAAGCAAACGGCCTTGCTGCTCAATCTCTTTGTAGCGGGCATATCTTTTTACCACTATTACAGGGCAGGACATTTTAAAAAGAATCTGTTTATTCCCTTTGCTATTGGCTCGGTGCCTGCAGCTTTTTTAGGAGGCACGATGAGTCTAGAGCCCATGGTGTACAAAAAAATATTGGGCGTTTTATTGCTGTTTGCCATTGTAAGAATGCTATGGAAAGGCGCAACCGATGAGCGTAAAATTTCCGAAGTTAAAACCGTTCAGGCCTTATTATTTGGGCTGGCCGTCGGCTTTTTTTCAGGGCTTATTGGTATTGGTGGCGGCATCATCTTAACCCCGCTCATCTTACTGTTGCACTGGGGCAATATGAAAGAGGCGGCAGCCGTTTCGGCCTTATTTATCTGGGTCAATTCTGCGGCAGGGTTATTGGGGCAGTTTAGTAGTGGCGTGACGTTGGTACCACTGTCTGGGCTCATGGTGATTATTGCCGTTATTGGCGGTATGGGTGGCAGTTATCTGGGAAGCAGAAAGTGGAACAACACATTTTTAGAGTATTTTTCAGCCTTTGTATTGACCACAGCATCCCTTAAATTATTATTTTTTTAG
- a CDS encoding MoaD/ThiS family protein, giving the protein MKITVTYFGKLTELTGMTSEELSIAEASVKGVKSALEQRYPSLKNSTYQIAENNSVLANEAHIQTRTLDIFPPFSGG; this is encoded by the coding sequence ATGAAGATTACAGTAACTTATTTTGGTAAATTAACGGAGTTGACAGGAATGACTTCGGAAGAGCTTTCCATTGCAGAAGCGTCTGTAAAAGGCGTGAAATCCGCTTTAGAACAGCGCTACCCATCGTTGAAAAATAGCACCTATCAAATTGCCGAAAACAATAGCGTCTTGGCAAACGAGGCGCACATTCAAACACGAACACTGGATATTTTTCCTCCATTTTCAGGTGGCTAA
- a CDS encoding HesA/MoeB/ThiF family protein: MNKRYIRQIQLDEVGLSGQQKLSNAKVLVVGAGGLGCPILQYLTTCGIGTLGIVDHDVVSLSNLHRQILYQKADVGMPKALLAQQKLTALNPEITVKALTTALTADNCLELIKAYDVVVDGTDNFVTRYLINDACLILGKPMVFGALYKFEGQVSVFNYKDGPSYRCLYPNPPAAGEVPNCNDIGVLGIVPGIIGMLQANEVLKMVLGIGEVLSGTVLYINTLNYQQRLFSFSKNEALTKTIKNSAKPKAVATDDCIFTASRSLEAIEDDHNVLWIDVRELEETPVIHAENLLNIPLSRIESSLEIPNDHRVKLFFCQSGMRSQKATQLAIEKGIQNCFSLKEGAPQLQQWLNEHR, translated from the coding sequence ATGAACAAGCGTTATATAAGACAGATACAATTGGACGAAGTGGGCCTTTCTGGACAACAGAAATTGAGCAACGCTAAGGTATTGGTGGTTGGTGCTGGCGGTTTGGGATGCCCAATCTTACAATATTTGACCACTTGTGGTATCGGTACGCTTGGTATTGTAGATCATGATGTGGTATCTCTTTCTAATTTGCATCGGCAAATCCTCTATCAAAAAGCAGATGTTGGAATGCCTAAGGCGCTCTTGGCACAACAAAAACTCACCGCCTTAAATCCTGAGATAACGGTTAAGGCGCTTACCACAGCATTAACAGCAGATAATTGTTTGGAGTTGATTAAAGCCTATGATGTGGTTGTAGATGGTACCGATAATTTTGTAACCCGCTATTTGATCAATGATGCCTGTTTGATTTTGGGCAAGCCCATGGTGTTTGGCGCCCTGTATAAATTTGAAGGACAAGTGTCTGTATTCAATTATAAAGATGGACCCAGTTACCGCTGTCTTTATCCCAATCCTCCTGCTGCAGGTGAAGTCCCCAATTGTAATGATATTGGGGTGTTAGGGATTGTACCCGGTATCATTGGGATGCTGCAAGCCAATGAAGTGCTTAAGATGGTTTTGGGCATTGGGGAGGTCTTAAGCGGGACCGTTTTGTATATAAATACACTCAATTACCAACAACGGCTTTTCAGCTTTTCAAAGAATGAGGCGCTTACCAAAACCATAAAAAATAGCGCTAAACCCAAAGCGGTTGCAACAGACGATTGTATCTTTACAGCCAGTAGGTCATTAGAGGCTATTGAAGACGATCATAACGTACTTTGGATAGATGTTCGGGAACTTGAAGAGACGCCAGTAATTCATGCCGAGAACCTGTTAAACATCCCGTTGAGCAGAATTGAAAGCTCGCTTGAGATCCCTAATGACCACAGAGTAAAACTTTTTTTCTGTCAGTCGGGCATGCGAAGTCAAAAAGCGACGCAATTGGCGATAGAAAAAGGCATACAGAATTGTTTCAGTTTAAAGGAGGGCGCTCCCCAACTGCAACAGTGGTTAAATGAACACAGATGA
- a CDS encoding molybdenum cofactor biosynthesis protein MoaE translates to MKKDNIKHIFVEGAISPSKIADSIAAHQSKTGIGAHDIFLGQVRADVIDGRKVTAIEFTAQEEMANAVCNDIREAVFEKFELSCMHIYHSIGTVKTGELCLFVFVSGAHRKSVFEALPYLVDAIKAQLPIFGKELFEDDTHQWKVNQ, encoded by the coding sequence ATGAAAAAAGACAACATAAAACATATTTTTGTAGAAGGTGCTATTTCGCCATCCAAAATTGCAGACTCCATTGCGGCACATCAATCTAAAACAGGAATTGGTGCCCATGATATTTTCTTGGGGCAAGTGCGAGCAGATGTTATTGATGGGCGCAAGGTTACGGCTATAGAGTTTACAGCCCAAGAAGAGATGGCAAATGCCGTTTGCAACGACATCCGTGAAGCCGTTTTTGAAAAATTTGAGTTAAGCTGCATGCACATTTACCACAGCATAGGCACGGTAAAAACGGGGGAGCTCTGCTTGTTTGTTTTCGTGTCTGGCGCACATCGCAAGTCGGTATTTGAGGCCCTTCCGTATTTGGTAGATGCCATTAAGGCGCAACTTCCCATCTTCGGAAAAGAGCTGTTTGAAGACGATACTCACCAATGGAAAGTCAATCAATAA
- the moaCB gene encoding bifunctional molybdenum cofactor biosynthesis protein MoaC/MoaB, with product MVDITHKSNTLRVATAQAIVRVSHNNTIAAIEQGLVPKGNVFEMSRAAGLLGIKKTPELLPDCHPLPIEYANIAYEINGLDIRVNVTVKTIYKTGVEVEAMHGASIVALNMYDMLKPIDKGVEIHHIKLLSKTGGKSDKKTPETPIQAAVVVCSDSISEGNNTDQSGKAIIALLETYKVSISDYDVIPDDKEGIQNKTKALVKNGIPLIIFTGGTGLSPRDHTPEAIEPLLDTRIPGIEEAIRSYGQNRTQFAMLSRSVAGLIGNSLVIAVPGSTKGAKESIQAIFPAVLHVFDIIKGAKH from the coding sequence ATGGTAGATATCACACATAAAAGCAATACCCTTCGTGTCGCCACGGCTCAAGCCATAGTTCGCGTGAGCCACAACAACACGATAGCTGCAATAGAACAAGGACTCGTTCCAAAAGGAAATGTATTTGAAATGAGTCGTGCTGCGGGGTTGTTGGGTATTAAAAAAACACCAGAATTACTTCCAGACTGCCATCCGTTGCCCATAGAATATGCCAACATCGCTTATGAGATTAACGGTTTGGATATACGGGTAAACGTCACGGTAAAAACCATTTATAAAACGGGTGTTGAGGTAGAGGCCATGCACGGCGCCAGCATTGTGGCGTTGAATATGTATGATATGTTGAAACCCATTGACAAGGGCGTAGAAATTCACCACATTAAATTGCTGTCAAAAACAGGAGGGAAGTCGGATAAGAAAACGCCCGAAACCCCTATTCAAGCGGCCGTGGTGGTCTGTTCAGATTCCATTTCCGAAGGCAACAATACAGACCAATCAGGCAAAGCCATTATAGCACTTTTGGAAACCTATAAGGTGTCTATTTCTGATTACGACGTGATCCCAGATGACAAAGAAGGCATTCAAAACAAAACCAAAGCCTTGGTCAAAAACGGGATTCCCTTAATTATATTTACTGGCGGGACGGGGTTGTCTCCCCGAGATCATACGCCTGAAGCTATTGAACCGCTGTTGGATACCCGTATTCCTGGTATTGAAGAGGCGATTCGCAGTTACGGACAAAATAGAACCCAATTTGCGATGTTATCCCGAAGTGTGGCCGGGCTCATTGGCAACAGTTTGGTCATTGCCGTACCAGGTTCTACCAAAGGAGCTAAAGAATCGATTCAGGCTATTTTTCCAGCAGTATTGCACGTATTCGACATTATAAAAGGCGCAAAACATTAA
- the moaA gene encoding GTP 3',8-cyclase MoaA gives MSSKHDILTDSFGRKHTYLRISLTERCNLRCSYCMPQEGVPLLPKDHLMNAKEIFEISKLFVEAGVNKIRFTGGEPLLRKDFPQILEQLGTLPVSMSITTNGITIDRYIDLLKKHQVKTINLSLDTLDAEKFKKVTFRDYFQRVYDNIFRLIAEGFHVKINVVLMKGVNDDEIVEFINFTKTHPVTVRFIEFMPFDGNQWNREKTVSYNDVLAKVHQHFDDDAIIRLQDAPHDTTKNFKIVGHLGTFGIIGTVTNPFCDTCNRIRLTANGQLKNCLFSATESDLLTPLRAGKDITPIIQKAVFGKFAMRGGLSTPEQFEDPKEHTENRSMIRIGG, from the coding sequence ATGAGTAGCAAACACGATATATTAACCGATAGTTTTGGCAGAAAGCATACCTATTTGCGCATCTCACTTACCGAACGCTGTAATTTGAGGTGTTCGTATTGCATGCCCCAAGAAGGTGTGCCTTTATTGCCCAAAGACCATTTGATGAATGCTAAGGAGATTTTTGAAATCTCAAAATTGTTTGTAGAAGCAGGGGTCAACAAAATCCGGTTTACAGGCGGAGAACCTTTACTTCGGAAGGATTTTCCGCAGATTTTAGAACAGTTAGGGACGCTACCAGTAAGCATGTCCATTACCACCAACGGTATTACGATTGATCGCTATATTGATTTGCTTAAAAAACACCAGGTGAAGACCATCAACTTGAGCTTGGATACGTTGGATGCTGAGAAATTTAAAAAGGTCACTTTCCGTGACTATTTTCAGCGGGTGTATGACAATATCTTTAGGTTGATAGCCGAAGGATTTCATGTAAAGATCAACGTAGTATTGATGAAAGGGGTGAATGATGATGAAATTGTAGAGTTTATCAACTTTACCAAGACGCATCCGGTCACCGTGAGATTTATAGAATTCATGCCTTTTGATGGGAACCAATGGAATCGAGAGAAAACCGTTTCCTATAACGACGTGTTGGCGAAGGTGCATCAGCATTTTGATGACGATGCCATCATACGTTTACAAGATGCGCCACATGACACCACTAAAAATTTCAAAATCGTGGGACATTTGGGAACTTTCGGCATTATCGGCACCGTTACCAACCCCTTTTGCGATACTTGCAACAGAATTCGGTTAACCGCCAATGGCCAATTGAAAAACTGTTTGTTTTCGGCCACCGAAAGCGATTTGCTTACACCATTGAGAGCGGGTAAAGATATCACACCCATCATTCAAAAAGCGGTCTTCGGAAAGTTTGCGATGCGTGGTGGACTATCAACTCCAGAGCAATTTGAAGACCCTAAAGAACACACCGAAAATAGAAGTATGATCAGGATTGGAGGTTAG
- a CDS encoding NTP transferase domain-containing protein: protein MTNIHALLIAAGKSERMGAPKQVLPWGTTTLIAHQIDILQQAQLSVSVVLGAHAENIKNAIAHLNVQLIFNEDWEQGMGTSIACGVKAIHLSNTLINGILVALVDQPLISVAHFRSIITHFETGKQHIIVSKSHAGITGPPVLFDSEYLEELKTLQGDEGAKPIIKKHSAHVVFIPAESPLEDMDTPEAYQRMLKRANLQS, encoded by the coding sequence ATGACTAACATTCATGCGCTCTTAATTGCTGCTGGAAAATCCGAAAGAATGGGCGCCCCCAAACAGGTATTGCCTTGGGGAACCACAACCTTGATTGCACATCAAATCGACATCCTTCAACAGGCCCAATTATCGGTTTCTGTAGTGTTAGGTGCCCATGCTGAAAACATTAAAAATGCCATAGCCCATTTGAATGTGCAGCTCATTTTTAATGAGGATTGGGAACAGGGCATGGGCACATCAATCGCCTGCGGCGTAAAGGCGATTCATTTAAGTAACACGCTAATAAATGGCATTCTTGTTGCCTTGGTAGACCAACCTTTGATTTCAGTAGCACATTTCCGAAGCATCATCACACATTTTGAAACTGGAAAGCAACACATCATCGTGTCAAAATCTCATGCAGGCATAACGGGACCACCGGTTTTATTTGATTCTGAATATCTTGAGGAACTGAAAACGTTACAGGGTGATGAAGGCGCCAAGCCCATCATCAAAAAGCATAGCGCACATGTGGTTTTTATACCTGCTGAAAGTCCTTTGGAAGACATGGACACTCCAGAAGCCTACCAACGTATGTTGAAGCGTGCTAACCTCCAATCCTGA
- a CDS encoding XdhC family protein: MTHEFKQLLEVAYAWQNTEIPSVLATVVALEGSSYRRPGVRMLISASGAMEGAVSGGCVEKEVLRQSESVFKTGHSKVMTYDGRFRLGCEGILYILLEPIQISETLFQSLQDCFQKRQRFTATSYFESEFIENNAFGTLINIDGKVFTLHPSMTVPEEQSGLQTFHQDFQPIFQLYIFGAEHDAVQLCQLASHIGWEVHIIAAPDEQKTIAYFKGATSLSTPIMEAIDVSNIGKHSAVVLMSHSFNKDVQYLLALKDTKPAYLGLLGPSKRRERLFSELLNFAPHTPYEFFERMHGPTGLNIGAESASEIALSIVAEILSVIRDAELMPLREKSGKIHD, encoded by the coding sequence ATGACTCACGAATTTAAACAGCTTCTAGAAGTTGCCTATGCCTGGCAAAACACAGAAATCCCATCGGTGTTGGCAACTGTGGTGGCTTTAGAAGGTTCTTCGTACCGAAGACCAGGCGTGCGAATGCTCATTAGTGCATCGGGCGCTATGGAAGGTGCTGTAAGTGGCGGCTGTGTAGAAAAGGAAGTGCTCCGGCAATCGGAGTCTGTTTTTAAAACTGGCCACTCCAAAGTTATGACGTATGACGGCCGATTTCGTTTGGGTTGCGAAGGGATTTTATACATTTTGCTCGAACCTATTCAAATTTCTGAAACCTTATTTCAGAGCCTTCAAGATTGTTTTCAAAAGCGACAACGCTTTACGGCAACTTCTTATTTTGAGTCTGAATTTATAGAAAATAACGCCTTCGGTACATTGATCAACATTGATGGTAAGGTATTTACGCTGCATCCTTCAATGACTGTTCCTGAAGAACAATCAGGGCTTCAAACCTTTCATCAGGACTTTCAACCCATTTTTCAACTCTATATTTTTGGAGCTGAACACGATGCCGTACAGCTTTGCCAATTGGCATCCCATATTGGTTGGGAGGTACATATCATCGCAGCTCCTGATGAGCAAAAAACCATAGCCTATTTTAAGGGTGCTACCAGCCTATCCACGCCTATCATGGAGGCTATAGACGTCTCCAATATTGGGAAACATTCCGCAGTGGTATTAATGTCACACAGTTTCAATAAAGATGTACAATACCTCTTGGCGCTTAAAGATACCAAGCCCGCTTATTTAGGACTTCTAGGCCCCAGTAAACGCAGGGAACGCTTGTTTTCGGAACTTCTCAATTTTGCTCCTCATACGCCTTACGAGTTTTTCGAACGTATGCACGGCCCTACTGGTTTGAACATTGGTGCCGAAAGCGCTTCGGAAATCGCACTCTCAATTGTTGCTGAAATATTAAGCGTGATTAGAGATGCAGAATTGATGCCTTTACGAGAAAAATCAGGAAAGATTCATGACTAA
- a CDS encoding molybdopterin cofactor-binding domain-containing protein: MTKVKTHLNRRSFLKIGAAGGAGLMLQFSWFSSLAMEHPKLEGAYDLNGYIKIATDGTVTIASPNPEIGQNVKTSMPMIVAEELDVNWENVVVVQAPLNTDIFTRQLAGGSQSIRQSWEPLRMAGATARHMLVKAAADAWGVPASEISVNSGVISHKISGKTAGFGEMASAASKVKVPKEVEVKNIKDFKIIRHATKNVDGPAIVTGKAVFGLDVYGENMAFATIVQPPAFGLKLDSFDASEALSMPGIDDVFTIKVYPDDFERNSFDVSAFPELIVITGDSTWRILKAKKTIKANWVPFDSYSFDVKGWDGNNSKEKVPAGKENTADHYAQMIQKSKETAKVERKDGNPEKAFANAAKTIERTYTAPYLAHSPLEPLNFYANVTADKAELIGPIQTPEFMEKSVSQRLGLPLDKIDIQMTRIGGGFGRKLYGHYLVEAAIISQKINRPVKLMYTREDDMTFGAYRPTYHATYRAALDDNNNLIAFHVKTGGIPESPLFANRFPAGTVDHYLAESWSIESNVTTAAFRAPRSNFMGAVEQAFLDEVAELAGKDPIDFRLELFDRAIKKPVGKNNDYDAKRYAGVLELVREKSNWGNSTSGLSRGVAAYYCHNSYVANVVDLKMVDGKPIIEKVYCGVDCGIVVNPIGAANMIEGGSVDGIGHALYSILTLKDGVPEQNNFNDYHLIRHNDAPRDVEVHFVESDVHPTGLGEPPFAPAIGALTNALYKETGKRYYHQPYMVDIESMYLQEKESVQI, from the coding sequence ATGACAAAAGTAAAAACACATTTAAATAGACGCTCATTTCTAAAAATTGGTGCCGCTGGAGGTGCAGGATTGATGCTACAATTTAGCTGGTTTTCTAGCCTTGCCATGGAACATCCAAAACTGGAAGGCGCCTATGATCTCAATGGCTATATAAAAATTGCCACAGATGGCACGGTGACCATAGCCTCACCTAACCCAGAAATTGGTCAAAACGTAAAGACCTCCATGCCCATGATTGTGGCTGAAGAGCTAGATGTCAATTGGGAAAATGTTGTAGTTGTTCAAGCACCCTTAAATACCGATATTTTTACACGCCAATTGGCAGGCGGGAGCCAATCTATAAGACAAAGTTGGGAGCCACTGCGCATGGCAGGTGCCACTGCAAGACACATGTTAGTGAAGGCTGCAGCCGATGCTTGGGGCGTTCCCGCATCTGAAATAAGTGTTAATTCTGGCGTTATTTCCCATAAAATCTCAGGTAAAACTGCAGGATTTGGAGAGATGGCTTCTGCGGCTTCCAAGGTAAAGGTGCCAAAAGAAGTAGAGGTCAAAAATATTAAAGATTTCAAAATCATTAGGCATGCTACCAAAAATGTAGATGGCCCAGCAATAGTTACTGGTAAAGCCGTTTTTGGATTGGATGTTTACGGCGAAAATATGGCCTTCGCCACCATAGTGCAACCGCCTGCTTTCGGACTGAAACTGGATTCTTTTGATGCTTCCGAAGCGCTTTCTATGCCCGGAATTGATGATGTGTTTACCATTAAGGTCTACCCAGATGATTTTGAACGAAATTCGTTTGATGTGAGTGCATTTCCAGAACTGATCGTCATTACTGGCGATTCCACTTGGAGAATTTTAAAAGCAAAAAAAACCATCAAAGCAAATTGGGTTCCTTTTGATAGCTACTCTTTTGACGTCAAAGGTTGGGATGGCAATAACAGTAAAGAAAAAGTACCTGCGGGTAAAGAAAATACAGCGGACCATTATGCGCAGATGATCCAAAAAAGTAAGGAAACTGCTAAAGTTGAACGCAAAGACGGTAATCCAGAAAAAGCATTTGCCAACGCAGCAAAAACGATTGAACGTACTTACACGGCGCCCTATTTAGCGCATAGTCCGTTAGAGCCTTTAAACTTTTATGCCAATGTTACGGCAGACAAAGCAGAACTTATTGGCCCAATTCAAACGCCCGAGTTCATGGAGAAATCAGTGTCTCAGCGATTAGGCTTGCCTTTAGACAAAATTGACATCCAGATGACGCGCATTGGTGGCGGATTTGGACGAAAATTATACGGCCACTATCTGGTAGAAGCAGCCATTATCTCTCAAAAAATAAACAGACCGGTAAAATTGATGTACACGCGTGAAGATGATATGACTTTTGGAGCATATCGCCCTACGTATCATGCGACCTATCGTGCTGCATTAGATGACAACAACAACCTCATTGCCTTTCATGTAAAAACAGGTGGTATTCCAGAAAGTCCGTTGTTCGCCAATCGTTTTCCTGCAGGTACTGTAGACCACTATTTAGCGGAATCTTGGTCTATTGAAAGCAACGTGACCACAGCAGCTTTCCGGGCACCGAGATCAAACTTTATGGGTGCCGTTGAACAAGCTTTTTTAGATGAAGTTGCAGAACTGGCCGGCAAAGATCCTATTGATTTTAGACTGGAGTTATTTGACAGAGCCATCAAAAAGCCTGTTGGTAAAAATAACGACTACGATGCAAAACGCTATGCTGGCGTGTTAGAGTTGGTTAGAGAAAAGTCTAACTGGGGTAATTCCACCTCTGGCTTAAGCCGTGGTGTCGCTGCCTATTATTGCCACAATAGTTATGTTGCCAATGTGGTAGATCTTAAAATGGTAGACGGTAAACCTATTATTGAAAAAGTATATTGTGGGGTAGATTGTGGGATCGTGGTCAACCCTATAGGCGCTGCCAATATGATTGAAGGTGGTAGTGTTGACGGGATCGGTCATGCCCTTTACAGCATCTTAACGCTGAAGGATGGCGTACCTGAACAGAATAATTTTAATGATTATCATTTAATTCGCCATAATGATGCGCCTCGTGATGTTGAAGTTCACTTTGTGGAAAGTGACGTGCACCCAACCGGATTGGGAGAACCGCCATTTGCTCCGGCGATTGGAGCTTTGACCAATGCCCTTTACAAAGAAACGGGCAAACGCTATTACCACCAGCCTTATATGGTGGATATTGAAAGTATGTATCTTCAAGAAAAAGAAAGTGTTCAAATTTGA